The following are encoded together in the Pseudomonas sp. IB20 genome:
- a CDS encoding LysR family transcriptional regulator — translation MDLANLNAFIAIAETGSFSGAGERLHLTQPAISKRIAGLEQQLKVRLFDRLGREVGLTEAGRALLPRAYQILNVLDDTRRALTNLSGEVSGRLTLATSHHIGLHRLPPILRAFTREYPNVALDIQFLDSEVAYEEILHGRAEVAVITLAPDPHNLVRATPVWDDPLDFVVAPEHSLTGNGTVNLADIAKHPAVFPGGNTFTHHIVRRLFEAQGLTPNIAMSTNYLETIKMMVSIGLAWSVLPRTMLDDQVASIALPGIQLSRQLGYIVHTERTLSNAARAFMSLLDAQVDLPAIPA, via the coding sequence ATGGACTTGGCCAACCTCAATGCCTTTATTGCCATCGCCGAGACCGGCAGCTTCTCCGGTGCAGGTGAACGCCTGCACCTGACACAACCGGCCATCAGCAAGCGCATTGCCGGGCTGGAACAACAATTAAAGGTACGTTTATTCGACCGTCTGGGCCGTGAAGTCGGCCTGACCGAGGCCGGGCGCGCCCTGCTGCCACGTGCGTATCAGATCCTCAATGTGCTGGACGACACCCGCCGCGCCCTCACCAACCTGAGCGGCGAAGTCAGCGGTCGCCTGACATTGGCCACCAGCCATCACATCGGCCTGCATCGCCTGCCGCCGATCCTGCGCGCCTTTACGCGCGAGTACCCCAATGTGGCGCTGGATATTCAGTTCCTCGACTCGGAAGTGGCCTACGAGGAAATCCTCCACGGCCGCGCCGAAGTGGCAGTGATCACCTTGGCGCCCGACCCGCACAACCTGGTCCGCGCCACGCCGGTGTGGGACGACCCGCTGGATTTCGTGGTCGCGCCGGAACACAGCTTGACCGGCAATGGCACGGTCAACTTGGCCGATATTGCCAAGCACCCGGCGGTGTTCCCGGGCGGCAATACCTTTACCCACCATATTGTCAGGCGCTTGTTCGAAGCCCAGGGCCTGACGCCGAACATCGCGATGAGCACTAACTACTTGGAAACTATAAAAATGATGGTATCCATCGGCCTGGCCTGGAGCGTGTTGCCGCGCACCATGCTCGATGATCAGGTGGCAAGTATCGCTTTGCCGGGCATACAACTCAGTCGCCAGCTAGGCTATATCGTGCACACCGAAAGGACGCTGTCGAACGCTGCGCGGGCTTTCATGAGCCTACTGGATGCACAGGTCGATCTGCCAGCGATACCGGCATGA
- a CDS encoding EAL domain-containing protein: protein MRNPVDSVPPLPRIYALDPQEAEQSWDSAPQLLAALNAARLGAWWWEIDTGRISWSRGTQALFGFDPRQPLPTDLDYLDLLAPSDRARVVRAFHAVLAGEPFEQATHHHIQWPDGSHHWLEINGSLAPDKTGRRRMIGVIRETTRQREREHALSHSEKRFATLFHLCPNMVLLTRQSDGRISEANQYFEMLFGWSVADVIGRTTLDLGLWRDPEQRALLVKATQRKGEPITMEVQFCASNGQIHDGTLSAQKVELEGEAYLISTFLDTTERKNAEQALKDSQERLDLALNSAQLGTWDWHIPTGMLYGSARAAQLHGLPPEQFHESFDAFFEGMSDEDREGMRNAYRSLREGSDGNYQLTYRVLTECGSPRYLESRARLYRDEAGKPLRMAGTLLDITDQVEREQRITASEEKFASLFQASPDPICVTCLDGGTFIEINPAFTQTFGWSAAEVINKSAEQIGLWDDSSKRLQRIEQVIREQALSNVAIVARHKNGQSLTCMISSRLIKVGDQPCIVTTLRDITQQQRSEAALKASEEKFAKAFHSSPDAISITERDTGRYVEVNDGFCRLTGYRAEEAIGLTLYQIGIWADENQRTALLAELQIKGRIHHLEMLWHNKRGELLAVEVSVEPITLNETPCLLLTARDVSLLKNAQAQIRHLAYHDPLTNLPNRALLMDRLSQQIALLKRHNLRGALLFLDLDHFKHINDSLGHPVGDTVLKIVTARLEASVRMEDTVARLGGDEFVVLLSGLDGTRAQVSAQVQELADTLRELLSEPMFLDGQRLQVTPSIGVALIPDHGSTPADLLKRADIALYRAKDSGRNTTQMFHNSMQKTASERLRMETDLRLALSRGEFSVHYQPQVDARGNRIIGAEALVRWQHPQLGAQSPTEFIKVLEDSGLILEVGTWILDEACGAFAQLIAEGLVDPLNFSLCVNISPRQFRQSDFVERVEHSLTHHKLPYNLLKLEITEGIVIQNLDETVAKMRRLKKLGVSFAMDDFGTGYSSLTYLKRLPVDALKIDQSFVRDATHDPNDAEIIRAIVAMAHSLNLEVIAEGVETPEQLAFLQKLGCHLYQGYLHSRPLSIEGFRRLLG, encoded by the coding sequence ATGCGCAACCCCGTCGATTCCGTGCCACCCCTGCCCCGTATTTACGCCTTGGACCCTCAAGAGGCGGAACAAAGCTGGGACAGCGCCCCGCAATTGCTGGCAGCCCTCAATGCTGCCCGCCTGGGCGCGTGGTGGTGGGAAATCGATACCGGGCGGATAAGTTGGTCACGCGGCACCCAAGCGCTGTTCGGTTTCGACCCCCGCCAACCTTTACCCACCGACCTGGACTACTTGGACCTGCTGGCACCGTCAGATCGTGCGCGAGTGGTGCGGGCCTTTCACGCCGTGCTGGCGGGCGAGCCGTTCGAGCAAGCCACGCACCACCACATCCAATGGCCGGACGGCAGCCATCATTGGCTGGAAATCAATGGCAGCCTGGCACCGGACAAGACCGGTCGGCGCCGCATGATCGGGGTGATCCGCGAAACCACCCGCCAGCGCGAGCGCGAGCACGCCCTCAGCCACTCGGAAAAACGCTTCGCCACGTTGTTTCACCTGTGCCCCAATATGGTTCTACTGACGCGCCAATCTGATGGCCGGATCAGCGAAGCCAACCAGTATTTCGAGATGCTCTTCGGCTGGTCAGTGGCCGATGTCATCGGCCGCACCACCCTGGACCTCGGGCTGTGGCGCGACCCCGAACAGCGCGCGCTGCTGGTCAAGGCCACCCAGCGCAAGGGCGAGCCGATCACCATGGAGGTGCAGTTCTGCGCCAGTAACGGCCAGATTCACGATGGCACCCTCAGCGCGCAGAAAGTCGAGCTGGAGGGCGAGGCCTACCTGATCAGCACGTTCCTCGACACCACCGAACGTAAAAACGCCGAGCAAGCCTTGAAAGACAGCCAGGAACGCCTCGACCTGGCCCTGAACTCGGCGCAACTGGGCACCTGGGACTGGCACATCCCCACGGGCATGCTCTACGGCTCGGCCCGCGCCGCCCAACTGCATGGCCTGCCGCCGGAGCAATTCCACGAATCCTTCGACGCGTTTTTTGAGGGCATGTCCGATGAAGATCGCGAGGGCATGCGCAACGCCTATCGCAGCTTGCGTGAAGGCTCGGACGGTAACTACCAGTTGACCTACCGCGTGCTGACGGAATGCGGCAGCCCTCGCTACCTGGAAAGCCGCGCGCGCCTGTATCGTGACGAGGCCGGCAAACCTCTGCGCATGGCCGGCACCTTGCTCGACATCACCGACCAAGTGGAACGCGAACAGCGGATCACCGCGTCCGAAGAGAAATTCGCCAGCCTGTTCCAGGCCAGCCCCGACCCCATCTGCGTCACCTGCCTGGACGGCGGCACCTTTATCGAAATCAACCCGGCCTTTACCCAGACCTTTGGCTGGAGCGCCGCCGAGGTCATCAACAAGAGCGCCGAGCAGATCGGTTTATGGGACGACTCCAGCAAACGCCTGCAACGTATCGAACAGGTGATTCGCGAGCAGGCACTGAGCAACGTGGCCATCGTGGCGCGTCACAAAAACGGCCAGAGCCTGACCTGCATGATCTCTAGCCGCTTGATCAAGGTCGGCGACCAGCCATGCATCGTCACCACGCTTCGCGACATCACCCAACAGCAGCGCTCGGAGGCCGCGCTGAAGGCCAGTGAAGAGAAATTCGCCAAGGCCTTCCACTCCAGCCCCGACGCCATTTCTATCACCGAGCGCGACACCGGCCGATATGTGGAGGTCAACGACGGCTTCTGCCGCCTGACCGGTTATCGCGCCGAAGAGGCCATCGGCCTGACGCTGTACCAGATCGGCATCTGGGCCGATGAAAACCAGCGCACCGCGCTGTTGGCCGAGCTGCAGATCAAGGGCCGCATTCATCACTTGGAAATGCTCTGGCACAACAAACGCGGCGAGTTGTTGGCCGTGGAGGTCTCGGTAGAGCCGATTACGCTGAATGAAACGCCGTGCCTGCTGCTGACCGCGCGAGACGTGAGCCTGCTGAAAAACGCCCAGGCGCAGATTCGCCACCTGGCTTATCACGACCCGTTGACCAACCTGCCCAACCGCGCCTTGCTGATGGACCGCCTGAGCCAGCAAATCGCCCTGCTCAAACGCCATAACCTGCGCGGCGCCCTGTTGTTTCTCGACCTCGACCATTTCAAGCACATCAACGACTCCCTCGGCCATCCGGTGGGCGACACCGTGCTGAAAATCGTCACCGCGCGCCTGGAAGCCAGCGTGCGCATGGAGGACACGGTGGCGCGCCTGGGTGGCGATGAGTTTGTGGTGCTACTTAGCGGCCTGGACGGTACGCGGGCGCAAGTCAGCGCCCAGGTGCAGGAACTGGCCGACACCCTGCGCGAATTGCTCTCGGAACCGATGTTTCTCGATGGCCAACGCTTGCAGGTCACGCCGAGCATTGGCGTGGCGCTGATCCCGGACCATGGCTCCACCCCGGCGGACCTGCTCAAACGCGCCGACATTGCGCTCTATCGGGCCAAGGACTCGGGGCGTAACACCACGCAGATGTTTCACAACAGCATGCAAAAAACCGCCAGCGAGCGCCTGCGCATGGAGACCGACCTGCGCCTGGCGCTGTCGCGCGGTGAGTTCAGCGTGCATTACCAACCCCAGGTGGATGCGCGTGGCAACCGTATCATCGGCGCCGAAGCCTTGGTGCGCTGGCAGCACCCGCAACTGGGCGCGCAGTCACCCACGGAATTTATCAAGGTGCTGGAGGACAGCGGCCTGATCCTGGAAGTCGGCACCTGGATTCTTGATGAAGCGTGCGGCGCATTCGCGCAGTTGATCGCCGAGGGCCTGGTGGACCCACTGAATTTCAGCTTGTGCGTGAATATCAGCCCCAGGCAGTTCCGCCAGAGCGACTTCGTGGAACGGGTGGAACACAGCCTCACACACCATAAGCTGCCCTATAACTTGCTGAAACTGGAGATCACCGAAGGCATTGTGATCCAGAACCTGGACGAAACCGTGGCTAAGATGCGCCGCCTTAAAAAGCTCGGCGTGAGTTTTGCTATGGATGATTTCGGCACCGGCTACTCGTCGCTGACCTACCTCAAGCGCCTGCCGGTGGATGCGCTGAAAATCGACCAGTCCTTTGTGCGCGATGCAACCCACGACCCCAACGACGCCGAAATCATCCGCGCCATTGTGGCCATGGCCCACAGTTTGAACCTGGAAGTGATTGCCGAAGGCGTGGAAACCCCGGAACAACTGGCGTTCCTGCAGAAGCTGGGCTGCCATTTGTACCAGGGCTATTTGCACAGTCGGCCACTGTCGATCGAGGGGTTCAGGCGCTTGCTGGGGTAA
- a CDS encoding tRNA dihydrouridine synthase, producing MQIALAPMEGLVDNILRDVLTRVGGIDWCVTEFIRVNDRLLTPAYFHKLAPELLHGAHTAAGVPLRVQLLGSDPVCLAENAALACELGSQVIDLNFGCPAKTVNKSRGGAVLLKEPELLNQIVEHVRRAVPAHIPVTAKMRLGFDSPDGALVCATALAEGGAAHIVVHARTKADGYKPPAHWEWIPRVQDVVKVPVFANGDIWSVEDWRRCREISGVEDIMLGRGLVARPDLARHIAAARAGEEVVEMTWAQMQPMLHEFWRQSVAQLTEKQAPGRLKQWLAMLTRNYPEAVELFTAMRRETELEQVSRLLGMPHPIAV from the coding sequence ATGCAAATTGCTTTGGCGCCCATGGAGGGGTTGGTCGACAACATCCTGCGCGATGTGCTGACCCGCGTGGGCGGTATTGACTGGTGCGTGACCGAGTTCATTCGCGTCAACGACCGCCTGCTCACCCCTGCCTATTTCCACAAGCTCGCCCCGGAACTGCTGCACGGTGCCCATACCGCAGCGGGCGTGCCGCTGCGCGTGCAGTTGCTGGGCTCCGACCCGGTGTGCCTGGCGGAAAACGCCGCGCTGGCTTGTGAGTTGGGGTCACAAGTGATCGACCTCAACTTCGGTTGCCCGGCCAAGACCGTCAACAAGTCCCGTGGCGGCGCAGTATTGCTCAAGGAACCGGAGCTGCTTAACCAGATCGTCGAGCATGTGCGGCGTGCCGTCCCGGCGCATATCCCGGTGACCGCCAAGATGCGCCTGGGCTTCGATAGCCCCGACGGTGCGCTGGTGTGCGCCACGGCCCTGGCCGAAGGCGGCGCAGCGCACATCGTGGTGCATGCGCGCACCAAGGCCGATGGCTACAAGCCGCCGGCGCATTGGGAGTGGATCCCACGGGTGCAGGACGTGGTTAAGGTGCCGGTATTCGCCAATGGCGATATCTGGAGCGTCGAAGACTGGAGGCGCTGCCGTGAAATCAGTGGCGTCGAAGACATCATGCTCGGCCGTGGTCTGGTGGCACGCCCTGACCTGGCGCGGCATATCGCGGCGGCGCGGGCGGGCGAAGAGGTGGTGGAAATGACTTGGGCGCAGATGCAGCCGATGCTCCACGAGTTCTGGCGCCAATCGGTGGCGCAACTGACGGAAAAGCAGGCGCCGGGCCGTTTGAAGCAGTGGTTGGCGATGCTGACGCGCAATTACCCCGAGGCGGTGGAGCTGTTTACCGCGATGCGCCGGGAAACCGAGTTGGAGCAGGTCAGCCGTCTGCTCGGCATGCCGCACCCCATCGCGGTCTGA
- a CDS encoding acyl-CoA thioesterase, whose product MGWDLATPFIIDLQVGAEDIDGLGHANNAVYVSWLERCAWRHSQRLGLDLTEYRRLDRAMAVVRHEIDYLAAGYEGDELQLATWIVDWDQRLKMTRRFQLVRPRDGATLLRGQTTFVCIELSTGKPKRMPAEFLDGYGPALTGG is encoded by the coding sequence ATGGGCTGGGATTTGGCAACGCCGTTTATTATCGACCTGCAGGTCGGCGCTGAAGACATCGACGGCCTGGGGCACGCCAATAACGCGGTGTACGTGTCCTGGTTGGAGCGTTGCGCCTGGCGCCATTCTCAGCGCCTGGGGTTGGACCTTACCGAGTACCGCCGCCTCGACCGCGCCATGGCCGTCGTTCGCCATGAGATCGACTACCTGGCGGCGGGTTACGAGGGCGATGAGTTGCAACTGGCCACCTGGATCGTCGACTGGGATCAGCGTTTGAAAATGACGCGTCGCTTCCAGTTGGTACGCCCTCGCGACGGCGCGACATTGCTGCGCGGGCAAACTACTTTTGTCTGCATCGAGCTGTCCACGGGTAAGCCCAAGCGTATGCCGGCCGAATTTCTCGACGGCTATGGCCCTGCGCTGACGGGGGGTTAA
- a CDS encoding alpha/beta hydrolase, with translation MGALTWIRGFNGTVGRLAPRMVASKLRRTFMTPRNLPLREWELSSLAQSERITLRFGLSALRWGQGPAVLLMHGWEGRPTQFASLITALVDNGYSVIALDGPAHGRSPGREAHVLLFARAMLEAAAELPPLRAVVGHSMGGASAMLAVQLGLRTEALVSIAAPSRVLDVLRGFAGMVGLPPRARSAFIQEVELTLGIPLKHLDVAHYQMNIPGLIVHAEDDTFVPVKASQAIHDAWFDSRLLRLEQGGHQRVLADPRVIDAVLALLAGRRLQERQTA, from the coding sequence ATGGGCGCATTAACCTGGATCCGTGGCTTTAATGGCACCGTCGGCCGCTTGGCGCCGCGCATGGTGGCCAGCAAGTTGCGCCGTACCTTCATGACGCCTCGTAACCTGCCGCTGCGTGAGTGGGAGCTGTCGTCGCTGGCGCAATCGGAGCGCATCACCCTGCGCTTTGGGTTGTCGGCGTTGCGTTGGGGCCAAGGCCCTGCGGTGCTGCTGATGCACGGCTGGGAAGGGCGTCCCACGCAGTTCGCCAGCCTGATTACAGCGTTGGTGGATAACGGTTATTCAGTGATTGCCTTGGATGGCCCGGCTCATGGTCGTTCGCCGGGGCGTGAAGCACATGTGCTGCTGTTCGCACGCGCTATGCTCGAAGCCGCCGCTGAGCTGCCGCCGTTGCGCGCGGTGGTGGGGCATTCCATGGGCGGCGCCAGTGCGATGCTGGCGGTGCAACTGGGGCTGCGTACCGAGGCCTTGGTGAGTATTGCCGCGCCGTCGCGCGTCCTCGATGTGCTGCGCGGTTTTGCCGGCATGGTCGGTTTGCCGCCACGGGCGCGCTCGGCGTTCATCCAAGAGGTCGAGTTGACCCTTGGTATCCCGCTTAAGCACTTGGATGTGGCGCACTACCAGATGAATATCCCCGGCCTGATCGTGCACGCCGAAGACGACACCTTCGTTCCGGTCAAAGCCTCGCAAGCCATCCATGACGCTTGGTTCGACAGCCGCCTGCTGCGCTTGGAGCAGGGTGGCCACCAACGAGTCCTGGCTGACCCTCGGGTGATCGATGCCGTGTTGGCGCTGCTGGCGGGCCGCCGTTTACAGGAGCGGCAGACCGCCTGA
- a CDS encoding TetR/AcrR family transcriptional regulator, with product MSDKKAQTRERILRAASAALIQRGPAEPSVGEVMGAAGLTVGGFYAHFESKDALMLEAFTQLLARRRASVDDMDAQLTGEERRGLVAAFYLSRKHRDSTDQACPIPATVGEMSRLPDEFRQALNEHTELMAAQLAASPEDTDKALADMALMIGGLALARALGPCELSDRVLRAAKSAVR from the coding sequence ATGAGCGATAAAAAAGCGCAAACCCGCGAACGCATTTTGCGGGCCGCCAGCGCGGCGTTGATCCAGCGCGGCCCGGCCGAGCCGAGTGTCGGCGAAGTCATGGGCGCGGCAGGGCTTACGGTCGGTGGTTTCTACGCGCACTTTGAAAGCAAGGACGCGTTGATGCTGGAGGCCTTCACCCAATTATTGGCTCGGCGGCGCGCGTCCGTCGACGACATGGACGCGCAACTGACCGGTGAGGAGCGCAGAGGCCTGGTGGCGGCGTTTTACCTGTCGCGCAAGCACCGTGACTCTACGGATCAAGCCTGCCCGATACCGGCCACTGTGGGCGAGATGAGCCGCCTGCCGGATGAGTTTCGCCAGGCACTCAACGAGCATACGGAGTTGATGGCTGCCCAGTTGGCTGCCAGCCCCGAAGACACCGACAAGGCCCTGGCCGACATGGCGTTGATGATCGGTGGCCTGGCCTTGGCCCGCGCCCTTGGGCCGTGTGAGTTGTCCGACCGTGTATTGCGTGCTGCCAAGTCGGCGGTGCGCTGA
- the gltX gene encoding glutamate--tRNA ligase — MTTVRTRIAPSPTGDPHVGTAYIALFNYCFAKQHGGEFILRIEDTDQVRSTRESEQQIFDALRWLGITWAEGPDVGGPHGPYRQSERSDIYKQYTQQLVDMGHAFPCFCTAEELDQMRAEQQARGETPRYDGRALLLSKEEVAQRLAAGEPHVIRMKVPSEGVCVVPDMLRGDVEIPWDRMDMQVLMKTDGLPTYFLANVVDDHLMGITHVLRGEEWLPSAPKLILLYEYFGWEQPQLCYMPLLRNPDKSKLSKRKNPTSVTFYERMGFMPEAMLNYLGRMGWSMPDEREKFSLQEMVDNFDLSRVSLGGPIFDIEKLSWLNGQWLRDLPVEEFASRVQQWALNPEYMMKIAPLVQGRVETFSQVAPLASFFFAGGVNPDAKLFESKKLSGDQVRQLMQLILWKLESLRQWEKDAITATIQAVVESLELKLRDAMPLMFAAITGQASSVSVLDAMEILGPDLTRFRLRQALDLLGGVSKKENKEWEKLLGAIA; from the coding sequence ATGACCACCGTCCGCACGCGCATTGCGCCATCGCCTACTGGGGATCCCCACGTCGGCACTGCCTACATCGCCTTGTTCAACTACTGCTTCGCCAAGCAGCACGGCGGTGAATTCATCCTGCGGATCGAAGACACCGATCAAGTGCGTTCGACCCGTGAGTCGGAACAGCAGATTTTCGATGCGTTGCGCTGGTTGGGCATTACCTGGGCAGAAGGCCCGGACGTTGGTGGCCCGCACGGCCCGTATCGCCAGAGCGAGCGCAGCGACATCTACAAGCAATACACCCAGCAATTGGTCGACATGGGCCATGCCTTCCCGTGCTTCTGCACCGCGGAAGAACTGGACCAGATGCGCGCCGAGCAACAGGCGCGTGGCGAAACCCCGCGCTACGACGGCCGCGCGCTGCTGCTGTCCAAAGAAGAAGTGGCCCAGCGCCTGGCCGCCGGCGAGCCCCACGTTATCCGCATGAAAGTGCCGAGTGAAGGCGTGTGCGTGGTGCCGGACATGCTGCGCGGTGACGTCGAGATCCCGTGGGACCGCATGGACATGCAGGTGCTGATGAAGACCGATGGCCTGCCGACGTACTTCCTGGCCAACGTGGTCGACGACCACCTGATGGGCATCACCCACGTGCTGCGCGGCGAAGAATGGCTGCCGTCGGCGCCGAAACTGATCCTGCTTTATGAGTACTTTGGCTGGGAACAGCCGCAGTTGTGCTACATGCCGCTGCTGCGTAACCCGGACAAGAGCAAGTTGTCCAAGCGCAAGAACCCGACCTCGGTAACCTTCTACGAGCGCATGGGCTTTATGCCCGAAGCGATGCTCAACTACTTGGGCCGCATGGGCTGGTCGATGCCGGACGAGCGCGAGAAGTTCTCGCTGCAGGAAATGGTCGATAACTTTGACCTGTCCCGCGTCTCCCTGGGCGGGCCGATCTTCGACATCGAGAAGCTGTCGTGGCTCAACGGCCAATGGCTGCGTGACCTGCCGGTGGAAGAATTCGCCAGCCGCGTGCAGCAGTGGGCGTTGAACCCCGAGTACATGATGAAGATTGCACCGTTGGTGCAGGGCAGGGTGGAGACGTTCAGCCAGGTCGCACCGTTGGCGAGCTTCTTCTTTGCCGGTGGCGTGAACCCGGACGCCAAGCTGTTTGAATCCAAGAAGCTCTCGGGCGATCAGGTTCGCCAGTTGATGCAGTTGATCCTGTGGAAGCTCGAAAGCCTGCGTCAGTGGGAGAAGGATGCGATCACCGCGACGATTCAGGCGGTGGTCGAGTCCCTGGAACTGAAATTGCGCGATGCCATGCCGCTGATGTTTGCTGCGATCACCGGGCAGGCCAGTTCGGTGTCGGTACTCGATGCGATGGAAATTCTCGGCCCAGACCTGACGCGTTTCCGTCTGCGCCAAGCCCTTGATTTGCTTGGTGGTGTGTCGAAGAAAGAAAACAAAGAGTGGGAAAAGCTGCTGGGTGCTATCGCCTAA
- the uvrB gene encoding excinuclease ABC subunit UvrB — translation MSDFQLVTRFEPAGDQPEAIRLMVEGIEAGLAHQTLLGVTGSGKTFSIANVIAQINRPTLVLAPNKTLAAQLYGEFKAFFPNNAVEYFVSYYDYYQPEAYVPSSDTFIEKDASINDHIEQMRLSATKALLERKDAIIVTTVSCIYGLGSPEAYLKMVLHVDRGDKLDQRELLRRLTSLQYTRNDMDFARATFRVRGDVIDIYPAESDLEAIRIELFDDEVESLSAFDPLTGEVIRKLPRFTFYPKSHYVTPRETLMGAIEGIKGELVERLEYLRANNKLVEAQRLEQRTRFDLEMILELGYCNGIENYSRYLSGRESGQAPPTLFDYLPDDALLVIDESHVSVPQVGAMYKGDRSRKETLVEYGFRLPSALDNRPMRFDEFESISPQTIFVSATPGNYEAEHAGRVIEQLVRPTGLVDPQIEIRPALTQVDDLLSEITKRVALEERVLVTTLTKRMSEDLTDYLADHGVRVRYLHSDIDTVERVEIIRDLRLGTFDVLVGINLLREGLDMPEVSLVAILDADKEGFLRSERSLIQTIGRAARNLNGRAILYADRITGSMERAIGETERRRDKQIAYNLENGIIPKGVFKDVADIMEGATVPGSRSKKRKGMAKAAEESAKYENELRSPSEITKRIRQLEEKMYQLARDLEFEAAAQTRDEIGKLRERLLAV, via the coding sequence ATGTCGGATTTCCAGCTCGTCACCCGCTTTGAACCCGCCGGCGATCAACCCGAAGCTATTCGCCTGATGGTTGAGGGCATCGAGGCCGGCCTGGCGCACCAGACGCTGCTCGGGGTGACCGGTTCAGGCAAGACCTTCAGCATCGCCAACGTGATTGCGCAGATCAATCGTCCGACCTTGGTGCTGGCGCCGAACAAAACCCTGGCCGCGCAGCTGTACGGCGAGTTCAAGGCGTTCTTCCCGAACAACGCGGTGGAGTACTTCGTTTCCTACTACGACTACTACCAGCCCGAAGCCTACGTGCCGTCGTCCGATACCTTCATCGAGAAGGATGCGTCGATCAACGACCATATCGAGCAGATGCGGCTGTCAGCGACCAAGGCGCTGCTGGAGCGTAAGGACGCGATCATCGTCACCACGGTGTCGTGCATCTACGGTCTGGGTAGCCCCGAAGCCTATTTGAAGATGGTGTTACACGTTGATCGCGGCGATAAACTCGACCAGCGCGAGCTGTTGCGTCGCCTGACGAGCTTGCAGTACACCCGCAATGACATGGACTTCGCACGCGCCACCTTCCGTGTGCGCGGCGACGTGATCGACATCTACCCGGCCGAATCCGACCTGGAAGCGATCCGCATCGAGCTGTTTGACGATGAAGTCGAGAGCCTGTCGGCCTTCGACCCGTTGACCGGTGAGGTGATCCGCAAGCTGCCGCGCTTCACCTTCTACCCGAAAAGCCACTACGTGACCCCGCGCGAAACCCTGATGGGCGCCATTGAAGGCATCAAGGGCGAGTTGGTTGAGCGCCTAGAGTATTTGCGCGCCAACAACAAGCTGGTGGAAGCCCAGCGCCTGGAGCAGCGCACGCGTTTCGACCTGGAGATGATCCTGGAGCTGGGCTACTGCAACGGCATCGAAAACTACTCGCGCTACCTTTCGGGCCGCGAATCCGGGCAGGCGCCGCCCACTCTGTTTGATTACCTGCCGGACGACGCTTTGTTGGTGATCGACGAATCCCACGTCAGCGTGCCGCAGGTCGGTGCGATGTACAAAGGTGACCGCTCGCGTAAAGAAACCTTGGTGGAGTACGGCTTCCGCCTGCCGTCGGCGCTGGATAACCGGCCGATGCGTTTTGACGAGTTTGAAAGCATCAGCCCGCAGACGATTTTTGTCTCCGCCACGCCGGGTAACTACGAAGCCGAACACGCGGGGCGCGTGATTGAGCAACTGGTGCGCCCGACCGGCCTGGTGGACCCGCAAATCGAAATCCGCCCGGCACTGACCCAGGTCGATGACTTGCTTTCGGAAATCACCAAGCGCGTGGCTTTGGAGGAGCGGGTGCTGGTCACCACGCTGACCAAACGCATGTCCGAAGACTTGACTGACTACCTGGCCGACCACGGCGTGCGCGTGCGCTATTTGCACTCGGACATTGACACCGTGGAGCGTGTGGAAATTATCCGTGACCTGCGCCTGGGCACCTTTGATGTGCTGGTGGGGATCAACCTGCTGCGCGAAGGCCTGGACATGCCGGAAGTGTCGCTGGTGGCGATCCTGGATGCCGACAAGGAAGGCTTCCTGCGTTCCGAGCGCTCGCTGATCCAGACCATCGGCCGTGCGGCACGTAACCTCAATGGTCGCGCGATTCTGTACGCGGACCGCATCACCGGCTCCATGGAGCGGGCGATTGGCGAGACCGAGCGCCGCCGTGACAAGCAGATTGCCTACAACCTGGAGAACGGCATCATCCCCAAAGGTGTCTTCAAGGATGTCGCCGACATCATGGAAGGCGCCACCGTGCCCGGCTCGCGCAGCAAGAAGCGCAAGGGCATGGCCAAGGCGGCCGAAGAAAGCGCCAAGTACGAGAACGAATTGCGCTCGCCAAGTGAGATCACCAAGCGCATCCGGCAGTTGGAAGAGAAGATGTACCAGTTGGCGCGCGATCTTGAGTTTGAAGCGGCGGCGCAGACGCGCGATGAGATCGGCAAGCTGCGGGAGCGGTTGTTGGCTGTTTGA